TATTTCTATTTTAGCATGACGTTTTTGTTATCCTTCTCTTTTTCcgtgattttgcctgtttttttttcacttttattccttttacttgtaatgactcGTGTTGACTATTCGTGTTTTCACATGTTCTGTCTCTTAgggtgctatacaaataaagtttataatCACATAGTTTTATATTGGAGGATATTCCGAGAACCTATATGTGCGTTATTACGGTAAAAAGTAGCGTTACCATGGAATTTGCGGAAATACATCCGTTACCGCGGAAAAGCAGCAGTGGACGCTCAAAGTGAGTAGCATTGTTTGCTAAAAGTAGGAATATGAGTAATTTAGTGGTTGTTCTTCGCTCCGAGTGATTTATTTGTATGCTTCACGTTTTCCTGGTGAGTGCGGGCGGGTTAATTTGGCATTTGTGAGGAGTTCGTCAACACTATTGTGATGGTTAGCGTAGTAAACGTGTGTAGAGGGAGTTCCTGGgaagttaataataataaaatctgaGCTGTGCCAAAGCCTACCGAGTAATTTGTGGTGGAAATAAGACTCTGAAGTCGTCAGCTGCAATTCTGTTATCCGTCTCCCAGATTATCTTCGTCCATCACTACATAACGTGGTGCGACCGTCCTGGATTAGATGCGTAGAAAGAAAGGGAGTGTGCTCCCACAGcaagcaacaaaacaagagaTTGTGGTGTCCGCGTAGGTGAAATTAATCTGTAATCCCACACCTTACCTCTCCATGCTTGTTTGCGTAAACAGCCTGGGCACGTTGATCTTACATGGTTAGGTTTATTGCTAATTTGGCCGATAGACGACAAGCTACACCACCTTCATCCGCACTGAAGATGGCTAGAAGGCAAAGATATGAGTTACTGCAGTGAAAACGCTTCGGAGGTGAAAAGAAATCATGTTTCTCTTTTAACTATATCATATCGTGTCTGTTGTTTTACAGatgtgctgttgttttctcGCAGGAAATGCAGCAGACGAGGAGACTCTCCACACCTGAGATGTAAACATGCAGCAAATGAAAATAACCCAAACATCTGATGTGATATCTTGGATTTCCTGCAATCAGCACCAAGATACTTCGCCCCTGAGGACAACAGACAGCATGTTTCTGAACAGATGGACAACCctgaataaagaaaacataaagcaATAGAACAATTAGGGGGAAAGCCACCCGTTTTGTGAATGGACAAGTTGTGAATTCAGCACTGCCTTTCTGCTTCTAAAGCTCTGCAGTATCTTTCTGTTAAATATGTAGAGAGTGACTCTAGATCAGATAGACTTGTTTCACCATCAAGTACCGGCATTCTGCAAGTGTCGAGAAAAACAGCCTGAAGCAAGGAGGTGAATAGACCTGCGAGCTTGGTGGTTTGCTGGATCAACCCCTGAAGATGCTCCAGACTGGCAACTACTCACTGGTGCTGCTGATCCAGCTGGCACTGTTGGCCTATGACCTCTTCGTGAACTCCTTCAGTGAACTCCTGAGAGGAGCGCCTGTCATCCAACTAGTGCTTTTCATGTAAGTCACTGAACTAAAATAGCATCCAGCCAGCCAGACACTTCGAGCAATAGgcaaaaatgtactgtattcaGATGCTCATGAACAGTTTTACTTCAATTATAGACTCTGTACTCTTCGCAATTAGTTTTTTAGAGGTTACTAGAAcgtccatgtttgttttgactttttatcatcCTTGAGACTGAAAATAGAAATAACTTTGCAATTCTACTCTTTCAGTAAGTGGTAATCGTCAAAACCAACTTTCCTTTGTCATTACTGTGTCCAATATATAAagtattcatgaaaaataccaAGTTAAACTTCTTTGTGACATAATTTTATGCCCTGGCTAGTCTTTATTCAATAGCCAGTCCATTGgcagctgttaaaaaaacagaactggCGAACATACCTTTTTATTTGAGAGAACAAGTCATATTCTTTTGATTTAATAGAAGAGTTTTAGCCATTTCAAGATGTTGTGGTCAGTGAATGAATCCAGagctttttaattttaataagtCATCAGTACCCAAACAGgatccatattaatttttttactttatcagTTTTTTCAACAAAGGTAATAATTTACCATCTTGTACAGTGTCCTTCTCTCTGACATGGTCACAGGTATTTTGTTGACACATTATTGCTGCACTGATAAGTAAtatgaaacacacactgcatcagAAACCAATATTACAAATAAACCAATATCAAATTTGTCTACAGCATCCAGGACATCGCCATCTTGTTCAGCGTGATCATCATACTGCTGATGATGTTCAACACCTACGTGTTCCAGGTCGGCCTGGTGTCCTTGTTACTGGAGAGATTCAGGGCTCTGCTGGTGTTCTCTGCTCTTTACCTGACTCTCAGCATCTGCTTCCACTGCTGGGTGATGGTAGGCGTCATCACACTATCACATACACCTGTATGTCACCTGTGTGCAAGCACTAAACACAAATGGACATGTATCTAAGTGAAATATTGCTGAAATTAGAGTCATCTATGTATACAATTTCTGCTTTCTTACATCAGGATAACTGTGCACATTTTCCCATCCATTCAACTTGTTACATTTTGCCTTTTTCTAGAACCTCAGATGGCTTGATTCAAACCATTTTGTTTGGACAGATGGTcttcaaactctctttgttttccagagaACAGGTAACTGGTGGATTTATTCATAAGTAATTTCCATCAGAACTAATATACTTTGCGTTGAGTAACTGTTCTTCTTCCTGTTATCAGCGGCAGTGTTGTATTACTACTTATACAAGCGCACAGCGGAGTATATGGGAGACCCGAGGCTCTACGAGGACTCTCTGTGGCTGCGTGACGCCTTTGCCAGAGCTCGTCAGTGAAGGGGGGACAGGGTCAAGAGAGACCTCCAAGGACCTGCAAGGAGCCCTTCTGACATGATAACACTGGCATTATCGTCAGCTTAAAAGGACACTTGGAAAGTGTTTAACTATTAAAGACAATTCAATGGGCTGGTGTTCAACGCTAACAGGTAAAGAGGATGAAGCGAAGTCTCAAccacagtttgtgtttactgGCTCTTCATAGCCAAGTGGGCAGCCACTTAAATGGTTTACAGTGGCAGGTAAGCCAACCATGGCATGTATAGTATTGTATTAATCAGGATTGGGTCTGTTAATCTATGTGGCCTTTGTAAATCAATTTGGGTTGCAGACAGAATGAAAGTATGTTTAAAGTTTAGGGAAGAACTGTTACAGatgcagatttattttgatGTACATTTGTAGAACatgtagtagtagcagcagcttCATTGGATAAGCTCTGTTCCACAAAGGAAGACACCTGTTGGTTTATTTTGCCTTATGTAAGGTTAGTATGTGCTGTTTACACGGTTAATGTAATTCCAATAAGCCAATTTTCCTGTGAATGCATTTGTCTTCAAGTGGGGATCTTTGAATTGCGTTCCcgctgtttttattaaataatcCTTCTCTAATCCCGGTGTAATCCTTCATCACTAGGCTAGTCGGTATTATCCAGGAGACAAGGTGAAACAGACTGCTCTATTTTTAACGCAAAGATTAATCAGGGATTGAGGTTTTAGGCGCCACTAGAAATGCACCATAAATAGTCTTCAGTGGGTTAAAATAACCGTCTAATCTCATGCATCCAGAAGGTCAAGTTGCAGTGAACTTCTCGTCTGGGctaaattaaattgtttatcaacattttattgaagtgTATAAAATCTATGAGATTTATGGATATTTGCAGTCATTGCAGGTACGAGGCTTAAAGAAAGACACCAAAGGTTGTACAAATCCCCTTTActtgtgaaaagaaaatcagtccATATAATCCCAGAATATTGTCAGTGCAGTCCAATTAAGtccagtttgtgttgtgttgtgttgtgatgtcCTTGTTTCCACTGGAATGTTTCATTCTTTTAAGTCAGTCATCCGGAACTGCAGGAAAAGAGGGACAGAACCCAGTTAACAACTACAAAACTACTTAATTGAAAATTAGAAACGAGCAGACTTGAACAAGATTTACATTTACCTTCATACATAAATCCCAACCCAGAGTAGTAAGAACAGCACACCAAAGCCCATGAACAGTGAAGCCACAAGGGAGATCAGCAGCTCTTTGTAGACGTCCCTCGTGTATTTTGTTGATGTCACCTCATAGCTGATGAAAAGTTAAGGGTCATCTGCAAAAAGTACAACCAATAGCCAAACTCCTGTATTCTGTAATGATATTTACATAAAATCACTATTATGCCATTAGATGGTTTAATTAATACCCATCagcatgttgtgtgttgttatgCAAAAGTTAAGTCTCAATCTCTATTCCAATGGAGGGGAAGtggttcatatttttttaattcaacagtTTAGCCAAAATTAGCTACCGCTTTAATCTAAGATAAAACCAAAAAGTGAACACACCATAAATATCTTTTATATGCACAGGGATACTGTGTGGACACCCATCTTTGACCAGTTTCACAAGTCAATGTTGAAGCAGGAAGTAAGTCTGTAAAGTGTCATGTTTGGATTGGTTGTTGTGTGTAACAGTTTTACCAttcatcttcattttcttttctaaatcACTATGGCTAACCTGGGAGTTTGTTATATGTCTGTGAGCAGCTGACTGCAAGTCTTTTAGAGATGCCAACATGTCCACAATCTCAACAATAAACTGAGTGAGCACATTGTTATTGCTATCAATTGAAATCATGGCCTGAACTATGAAGTCCCAAGTTGTAACAAACCAGATTTATCACAATGTACTTGAGTGGGTTCCTGAAATGTttaaggaaacaaacaactgacaCCAGTAGTATGACTTGTTAATTGTGCTCTATGAGAACTTGTGCCACTggcagaaattaaaaaaaaaacctgtgccATTATTACTGCTGGCACAGGTTTGGCCAGAAGTAATGTAAAGTTAACTTCacttgaagtgtgtttacaacaTGCAAAGGCAATAATCCTTAACTAAATATTTCtgttaaaggatgagttcacccaaaatgaaaatttagtcaCTATCTACTCAACCCCATGCCGATAGAACGTTGGGTCAAGTTTCATAGTCCAGGAAAAAATTTCttaagctttacagcaaaacagcgttgcaggaTTCTCCTGAACAACGGATTAAGATGGtgacttgtttaaaaatgtaaaaaaaaacatctgaaaaataaacataaaatgtcttcacaCAGTTCACTGGCATAATAGAAGTCCCTGGAAACCCTTAAGTctaaaactgatttgaaaagtcATTTACACCCTTGCCGAGCAGAGGTGCTCTTGGATCTGCTTCAGACTGGATGCGCACAGATGCTTTTGACTTAGCAGCTGAGCATTTGGGCTTATGATAGAGTATGAATAAcgacttttcaaatcaatttgaaacgagtctccatcttcttcagttgtttagtctcatgttaaaacactgttttgctgtgaagctccagaaatgttctgtggacagcaacatttcacctgactttccatcggcatgagagtcagaagataatgactgaattttcatttgtgggTGTACATATCCTTTAAGTTTACTGACTGCAGGTTGATGCTCTGCAATAGCCAACTGGCCTCTGGTATGACCCCTTCTTTCATGTTACCACATACACAATGTTGTATGCAATGCAGAACAAGCAGCGAAAGGATACACGAAGAACCAGGCAGTGAAGAACATGCCGATGGCCAGCAGGACGACAGTGAGGTGGGGGAACACAGCCGGGTTCACCGGGCTGGTGTATCTGGTCATAGCCTCGAGTTCCTGCAGccgcagcagagagacagagtagATACAAGCAGGTTAGACACGCTAAACATCACCTGCACCACCGTCAACCTCTACTTAATTTGATTGGTgttgaaaatgagcaaaaatcTTATTCTTATTAATCGTATGTTTCTTTAAGAGAACAGCTAAACCAGAGTATTTGACAtgaaaagctaacgttagcgtaCACTGCTAGTCTGCGTATCTAGCTAGCTACAACACAAAGCATAATTTCCCACAGGAAGCGCTTTGTTTGCTGATGAAATTACGAACAACATGTGcagataaacaacatataattgTATATTAGAGTGGAAATTATACAAACAAGATAAAGGTGAGTAATTCTACCATTTTATGATGAATCGGGGCTCCTGCTTCTAGGGTCCAAGATGAAAAGGCCACGTACTGACTATCTCTTCCTGGTTTTCTCGTGACGTACAGTTGACGTTGCGCAGCGGGCATTTTAGTCCCTCAGTACGGCCTCTCAGGATTTTCCTACTCACAGACTGCGTACAAATCGCGTCTCTTTCCACTGGATTTGCGACTTTTCTTACTCATAGCTATAAATTACATTCATATGTCTCTAAACTCTCTAATTTCTCTTTCTACAACTTGTTTTGCAAGAGTGAGAAATCCGCTACCCGTCAGGCTAAACTCAGGGCGGTAATGTGAATGTGCTCCCTTGAAGACAGTTCATAAATGTGTGGCTGCCATCTATTGGACAGGATGGACATTTTATCAGCCTATAAAGCCGTTGGACAATCAAACACAGCTGTAAAATTCAATCACAAATTTATTTACCACATGCATTCATAGtattacagcattttttttttttttttgacaaaacgCTCTGAAAATGTAATGATAAAATGGGCTAAAAGGATAAAGTAGTGATATTAAAATCCTCAAAGAGTGTCAGTGTTATGTAATTTTCCTTTTAACAAATTGTGCTTTAGGCAAATCagaaatgtatgtgtttgtgtgttttcaatgCTTATCAATCATGTCTGGGCTCCATTagctaaaaaaaagttaatatattactgataaaacaacaaccaacaatttcaactataaaaacaaaaagtaaaagataaAACACATCAGATAAAAAGGAGCATTGGTAGTAACAAAATGAAGCTATACAGTTACATGCAATGCAGTTCTACCAGAGTATATGAAAACAGTCTGGTGCACTGGATAGAGTAAAAGCAGTTCATATATACAGTGCAAAAAGTGCTACAGTGGTTTCATTATGCTAGCTGGTGCATTATAAATAAGCTAAAATAGTCTACTATACCCACTGAAGTCATACAGTTACACGAAAGTATTGTACAGTGTCTTCATATCATGATAAATTCCATACATTTTTGTCTGATGGCTGTTTTTCCTATTTAatattgattttacatttgagATACactattgtgtttttctttctggacacagacacatatggaatatggatttaaaaacaaatttcaaCAAAAGCAAGATGGTGAGAGAAACATGATAATGCcttttaaaacaggaaaaggatAATAGAAAACGTTATACAATTCAGTTATATTAAAAGTGTTATCACTGCATATCTTTAATTGTGTAGGCACaggaaaagtatttaaaaacatccagaaaaatacatgaaagaGTCCAGTGTATAATATCCTTTTTGTCTCTAGAGTGTTCATTAATAAATGCAACTCCTTCTCAGCTTCATGATCGAGCCATTAAAATGGAATTTCCAAAGCTGAATCAGCGTTTATTGCATCCAAGCTGAGATGTATCACTTTAGAGAAATGATTGGGGATGCACCTGACATGATATGTGCTGCTTATTGCCTTACCAGCATTCTGTCCAGTTAGCAAAATACAGTGTAAGCTATTCCAGTGTTTCTTGAAATATTGTCAGTGTTGGCACCATCATCAGATGCTAAGAGCTGTCAGTGTTTCGACATGTTCATTTCCAGTGATTTGTTTACTTATCCAGTCTTATCACATGTCATCTAGCAAATCTGCTGAAAGAAGCATGACTCTTTAAATGTCCGCCCATTTTAGAGGATAAATTCCCCCCAAATTGAAAATtgagtcattatcttctcattCCCATCCCGATGGAATGACgggtaaagttttgtagtccacgacacattttgtgagtttcacagcaaaacagcattctttttaataattgaagtagatggggacataCAGTTTGTCCaccataatccaagtctcctgaagccccaGGATCCAAAATTGgcttgaaaagacattatttatacccttttaaagcagaaatcttcactttagCGGCTACGCTAAAAGCATTAGCGgacaccccgtctgaagtgggtggaCGAGCACGACAGCGAATTaaaagtgtaaataatgtcttttcaaatcaattcggGAGATTGGGGCTTCGGGAGACATGGATTACACCTGACAAGCTGtgtgaagccattttatgttattgtcagttatttttttctttacgtTTTGAAACAAGTCACCATGTACTTAgctgtttaggaaaatgctgcaaagctgtCATACTGTGAAgctctggaaatgttttgtggactttccATGTGCATGGGGTGAGTaaataatggctgaattttcatttttgggtaaacgATAATGAGGGTTTCTGTGTAATAGTATGCATATgcataaacatttaatataacAATTTGAAGTTTCTTTTACAATTGAGTTAGGAATCCTGCAGAGTATTCTCTGCTCTGTACAGTGTTTAGTCAGATGCTGCAtgaggagacagacagcagacagtcaAGTTGACTGCAGCAGCCTCAAACACAATGCTTCACTGTAGAGACCCAGGATTTGCCAGTGTGCACTACTGAGGTATATTTCCAGTGCGAGTTGCAACCATTCACTGAGGCCTTCAGCAGCAGAAGCCAATGATCTTCTCTCCAGTGTATAAAACTACTGAGAagtggttttgttttcagttgaaACTGGTTTCAGTGTACATACAGATTCAttgtattaaaaaacaaaacaaaaacaaaacgcGTGTAATGTCATCTACAGTATCTCAGCCTGGACTTGAATTCTGCTAAAAAAGTAATTATGGCTTATAATAAGTATGGAAGACATAGTGATAAGTAATAAAGCAAGCTATAAACGTATGAATGTTACTTACACAATAGCAGTTAACAGTGACACAACTCACTTGTCAATTACAgtgatctaaaacattttcagtgatagACAGAAAAGAAGTTAAACAGTGTTTCAAATTCCAGTGATCACAGCAAAAAGGGATGTCTTAATGCATATACATGGAGGAGAATACAGAGGGGACAGTGGAATATAGTTTGTTCTGTATGaatatctttaaaaataatgtacaaTAATGAGACAAACCCGATCCCATCACAACAGCGTACAAATGGAACCACAAAGGAAAAACGTGGCGTACTGTAAAGGCACTGGGAGACACCGTCTTCCTTCTCACACGCAGCTGCTTTGAATGAGGAAATGGTAGTCAGAGTATGATGAGGTTTCTCCTTCAGTGGCACAGCTCACTTCACTCTGTCGATGACAAGCATGTGGAGATAAAAATCATTAATTCATTACTCAAACTAAGagcacaatgacacacacagaggaatcAAGTCTACGGCGTGTGAAAGCCACTCATATTTTAGAGGCCAGGTTTActcacagagagggagacacgGAAGTGATAGGTGATGTCCTGGAAAGACAACACAGGTACTGACCACAGGTGATGAGTCCCCTTAGAGAAAAGCACAAAGAATATAATGAGTCAGTGATAACTAATAATGCTAGTTTCACATACAAAAACGGCATAAAAGAAGACAATATGTTTCAATAATATGACAGATCATGATTCAGTATATCATTATGTACCTTTGTTGATGTACTCTGTTCACCATAAAACTCAGTCTCTGTGTGGTTGGGGCATAAACGTCCCTTGGTGGCTCCACATTGTCGTACCCACACGCTGTTTGTGGACCTGCAATCAATTAAGTATGCTTTATGTCTCTGTAGCCCCAAAGAGATAGACttgttgataattttgtttAAAAGCAGTTGTTGATTTCCACTGAACTTCCCTTGAAACAACAGCTCCATTCAACCCAAGTTAAACTGTTTCATCAGTCATCTACAGAGTTTTTCTTCATAGCTGCTGAATTGTATGCTTAGCTGTGaaaaaatactcacattttGGCATGTTCAGCTGGCCAGTGCAGCACTGACTTCAAGAGTCTTTGTTAATGTTTACTGTGGCTTTCAAATAATTAGTCATAACTTTTGAATTGTTACAATGTATTGTTTTGCTCAATACTTTTTAATCTGTCACAATTAATTTgcttcttttgctttttgttttttattgtcttttaaaagcaattttaaaatgttctaatgtcttatttttaatgttattttggattgccttttttctttatttaaacccATCTCTGTTGTAATGTATAGGAAGTGCCACATTTCAAGTATCTTTACGGAAAAACTGAATTACTAGGAATTTACAGACCCCTAAAATAAAGCGTTACCATGGCATGCGTGCAGTATTGTACATAGTGCAATGTTTGTATACTCACGTCATGTGCAAAGTGATTTGTGACATGGAGGAATTTCTCTTTCCGTGGAGTGATACTGTGTAACTAGggttcacagagaaaaaaagcattagatatacagagacaatataaaaatgtgcagACAAGTAACTTGAATAAATGAGTGGAGAAACGTATAAAATTCAGATGCTTCTATACATAGAGTGGCGTGTCACTGAACAGTTTGTCGTCTTTTAAAATCATCAGATCTCAACCCCATCCATCAGTACAATAGTGCAAGATTTCAATGTGTACCTGCAGCTCTCGGGTGTTGCGCAACTCTGTGCTGTGATCTCCTGGTTTGTCTCCACGATATGTAGACTAGTCAGAGGGGGAGCTGACCTTCCTCCTGCAAGAGCTAGAAAAGCTGCACTATGAGCACCATAGCAttccactgtactgtatgtagatAAGATTTGTTTGCGGTTGTTAAACAAACGGTTTTCCTGTGTTTGCATACTTCATATTATGTGTGTGAAGAAAGTGCTGAGTCAGGGCATGTGTTTGTAGATTTACCCTTTGTGTGTAGGCTGCGTTGTCTGCGTAACACCGTCTGCTGACCCCCGGGCAGACGGTTGGCAGCTCCCACTCCATCCGGGTCGGTAGGCGCTGGCCTTTTAGACTTGGCAAAGTACAAAGGTGCTGAGGTGTGACTCAGACGGTTTCTTCCGCGACTGTCCTTGTCGATTATTCTGGACTTGGCCTTCTTAATAATAGTGCTCGATGTGGGGACCAGGCTGCCTAAATCTAGAGAAGGAAGATAATTAAGCTACACCGAAGACACATGTTTACTTCAGGACGACGTTTTGTATTGTTCACTTACCTGCTGTGGATTGGTTGTTACTCAGTGTCAACACTGTAGCTGATTGGTTGTTTATGGTGGTAGTTGAACAGCAAGCTGAAATATTTGTGAGAGAAATATTGATTCACTCAAATCATTAAACGACCTACATAGTTTATCGGTCAGTCACTTAGTTTGGCTCTCAGCTCACCTGGTGCAGGTGTGGTGGACGGTGGGGTGTATGCACTCTTGCGTGAGGATCCCAGCGCAGCTCTGGACCTGCACCAATCAGATGGCAGTACAGGAGGTCACCAGCATGCTTATAATTCATTTAGAACTCAATAAATTTTAAATATGTGACTCATGATCTCCTTTCAGACAGGACAAAAGAAACACCCAACTAAGCAATCAAAGATAAGACTGAAAGAGTAGctcagaaaaagaaagtaaaaagagAGGAAAGGTGCTGAGAGCGTACCACGggcagacaggtggacagaaagTTACAGTGGCAGTGAAGATGGGCATCCAAGAGATGTAGAGAACACAGGAAGGAACATGGCTAGAGAAAGCAGGAACAGATTATATAGAAAGACATTAATGAAGAGtggaaaatgatttatttcactATAACGTGTTTGTATCCCACGAAAGCACATACCCATCTTTCTCTGTGACGTCCCCTCTGTGGTGAAGGGTCAACACATAAAGGACGGACATGGAAATGACACTGTCATGGGGAATAAAGAAATATACATTATCATCATGTCACTACTTTACAGATTTTTTGTTTACACACcactccctccccaaacacatttGGCTCAGTCTAACCTGAAGGCCATGACAACGACCAGAGCGAGGATGGTTCCCTGCATGAACCTCTGGCTGATGCAGCCTGGATCTGGGACTGGACTCTGCcattaacacaaaacaacaaacactcataaaaagttgcaaatccTGCTGTTCACTTATAACACAGTTTAAGAATAAATTCTTTAGTCATTATCACCACAGACCTTGCTCCCAGGTTTGACTGTCTTCTTCTTGAGAGGGCCACTTCCTGTTCTGCTAAAGTAACTCCCTGATTGGCTGCATGgacaagaaagagaaaagcatTTTATTAATTCTTTGGAGAAACCCATAATGCTTTTGGAGCCGTCTTTTTTTAAACGTAAAagtgttttgggttttttcttttcttgcagcTCTGTCTCCATTGTTACCTGtcacatatatacatgtattgCCGATATCTGAAGTGATTTCTCACCTGACTGTGCCTCCACTCACGGTGCTCTTCATGCTGTCAAGACGACGCAGCTTGGCCAGTTTGCGGCTCCAGCGCTCCAGTTCGTCTATACGAGTCTCCAGGTTGTCCGTCAGCTTACACAGCTCCTTCACCGCTCCCACGTTCTCCATGAAGATACGTTCCTTTAAAATCAGAGGGGAAGGCTCTTAGTGTGTATGgaagtaatgtgtgtgtgctcgctgtatgtttatgtgtgttcaTTACCTTGTTGACGACTAACAAGTTGGGGATAGTTTCTCCGTTGGCGCACACCACATCGCCCCCCTCCTTCACTGCTTCAGGCAAGATCTGCTGAACCTCTTGAGCGATCACTCCTGCAGGAGGACAGTGTTGAAGTGATGAAGAGCAGCAAAAGCAGATCCAGGAAACACTTGCACAACAGTGCACAAACAGCAATAGACAGGTCAAATATTAAGACATTAAGATGATAAGATGATGTACAGTGTACAAAGACATGAGATGACTGGGGCAAACATTTTGTTATTCATGAAGTCGTTACCGGTCTCTGCAGTGGTCTCTATGCCCACGGTGGCAGCAAACTCAGGCTTGTATTGATAATGGACCAGCCTCATCTGAGAGATCCGTTTCAAATTGTCTGTGGTGTCGacctacacacagacagagtgacaaTGACGTCCATGCAGATGGTATGAAAACACGATGCTCATGTTGCAGATGAGAGT
This sequence is a window from Pagrus major chromosome 8, Pma_NU_1.0. Protein-coding genes within it:
- the tmem258 gene encoding dolichyl-diphosphooligosaccharide--protein glycosyltransferase subunit TMEM258, encoding MPAAQRQLYVTRKPGRDSQYVAFSSWTLEAGAPIHHKMELEAMTRYTSPVNPAVFPHLTVVLLAIGMFFTAWFFVYEVTSTKYTRDVYKELLISLVASLFMGFGVLFLLLWVGIYV
- the tmem138 gene encoding transmembrane protein 138: MLQTGNYSLVLLIQLALLAYDLFVNSFSELLRGAPVIQLVLFIIQDIAILFSVIIILLMMFNTYVFQVGLVSLLLERFRALLVFSALYLTLSICFHCWVMNLRWLDSNHFVWTDGLQTLFVFQRTAAVLYYYLYKRTAEYMGDPRLYEDSLWLRDAFARARQ